A genomic segment from Micropterus dolomieu isolate WLL.071019.BEF.003 ecotype Adirondacks linkage group LG03, ASM2129224v1, whole genome shotgun sequence encodes:
- the si:dkey-34d22.1 gene encoding discoidin, CUB and LCCL domain-containing protein 1 isoform X2 has protein sequence MLAKCENIRDAVKSLVTGFWITFSICSVGVRSQEGNGCGHTVLGTESGTLASQSYPGTYPSNTWCKWRLRVPEGRTLRLLFGDFDIESSPDCSNGSLVITYKNGDTSLGPVCGKLDASQKNMTLKSNEVTVTFKSGPHRSGRGFLLSYATDRYPDLISCLQRGSHFSLLHLSVYCPAGCKNITGDVWGNSEQGYRDTSVLCKSAVHAGAASDSLGGHVTLNRGRSLTLYESTFANGILSKMGSLSEKKLLFSKECDNVLSVSGLNASSFWNKNSQEYTVFWSSRYMDSSHEFLPWAADSNDPKPWVELELTDRSTITGIITTGTNEFYIESYILLFSKDRKIWKLYKQALSKERKVFQAYTDGHLRVINSLFPPVVARFVRLQPLSWHGRASVQLQVLGCPVAKVTPRSGTAAESPHVKVNMGTPRPGPTPTPTEGPVLVETRLSSSQPVIVAVGVVLALLMCGSCLLVGVWWKRRKKDSQLKYSLPTSCQSFQAKSLPCPQSGLISYPLERNVHDALPSPPLNDYAKPAVAAIGQKVGSTFRPSSDEGYTTPFIINHYDTPDNLPEYAEPLPPEPEYATPFSEQLSESHGPPLPGPTAGSRTTSSRAQYDCPSHRMLSNGYCTPALHATGPRPVSVVYAEPKSCDSLLQKHTYEEPL, from the exons ATGCTTGCAAAGTGCGAAAACATCCGAGATGCTGTGAAGTCTCTTGTTACCGGTTTCTGGATCACTTTTAGCATCTGTTCCGTAGGTGTTCGCAGCCAGGAGG GTAATGGCTGTGGACATACAGTGCTGGGCACAGAGTCTGGCACGCTGGCCTCTCAGAGCTATCCAGGCACCTACCCCAGTAACACCTGGTGTAAGTGGAGGCTTCGTGTGCCAGAGGGGCGCACGCTGCGGCTGCTGTTTGGGGATTTTGACATTGAGAGCAGTCCAGACTGCAGCAATGGCTCTCTTGTGATCACATACAAGAACGGAGACACCAGCCTCG GCCCAGTGTGTGGGAAGCTTGATGCTTCACAGAAGAATATGACACTTAAAAGCAATGAAGTAACAGTAACCTTCAAGTCAGGCCCACACCGCTCTGGACGAGGATTTCTACTGTCCTATGCCACAGACCGGTATCCAG ATCTAATTTCTTGTTTACAACGAGGATCTCATTTTAGCTTGCTGCATTTGAG TGTGTACTGCCCTGCTGGATGTAAGAATATCACAGGAGATGTTTGGGGAAACTCTGAACAGGGTTACAGAGAT ACCTCAGTCCTGTGCAAGTCTGCAGTCCATGCTGGAGCTGCATCTGACAGTCTGGGAGGTCATGTCACTCTGAATCGTGGGAGAAGTCTTACACTCTATGAATCCACCTTTGCCAATGGAATCCTCTCAaaaat GGGATCATTATCTGAGAAGAAGCTGCTCTTCAGCAAAG AATGCGACAATGTCCTGAGTGTTTCTGGTTTAAATGCCTCATCTTTCtggaataaaaacagtcaaGAGTATACAGTGTTCTGGTCCTCCAGATACATGGACTCTAGCCATGAGTTCCTACCCTGGGCAGCAGACAGTAATGATCCAAAACCATGGGTGGAACTGGAGCTGACTGATAGAAGCACTATAACAG gaatAATAACAACTGGAACAAATGAGTTCTACATAGAATCCTATATTCTTCTTTTCAGCAAAGACAGAAAGATTTGGAAGCTTTACAAACAGGCTCTcagcaaagaaagaaag GTGTTTCAGGCCTATACTGATGGCCACCTCAGGGTTATCAACAGCTTATTTCCTCCTGTGGTTGCTCGGTTTGTCAGGCTACAACCACTGAGCTGGCACGGCCGAGCCTCAGTCCAGCTCCAAGTTCTTGGCTGTCCTGTTGCCAAGGTCACACCAAGGTCTGGCACAGCAGCTG AATCACCACATGTCAAAGTTAACATGGGGACGCCACGCCCCGGCCCCACTCCCACCCCCACAGAGGGCCCAGTGTTAGTGGAGACAAGACTGA GTTCTAGCCAACCAGTAATAGTGGCAGTGGGAGTGGTCCTGGCACTGTTAATGTGCGGCAGTTGTTTGTTGGTTGGAGTCTGGTGGAAGCGAAG GAAGAAAGATTCACAATTGAAGTACTCCTTACCCACAA GTTGTCAGAGTTTCCAGGCGAAGAGTCTCCCCTGCCCACAGTCAGGTCTTATCTCCTACCCTCTTGAGCGAAATGTCCACGATGCTTTACCTAGCCCTCCTCTTAATG ACTATGCCAAGCCTGCTGTCGCAGCCATTGGACAGAAGGTTGGGTCAACCTTTAGACCCTCCTCAGATGAGGGCTACACCACCCCCTTCATCATCAACCATTATGATACTCCTGACAACCTGCCAGAGTACGCCGAGCCTCTTCCCCCAGAGCCCGAGTATGCCACCCCATTCAGTGAGCAGCTTTCCGAGTCACATGGACCTCCTTTACCAGGACCTACCGCTGGTTCCAGGACAACGTCCAGCCGCGCTCAGTATGACTGCCCCTCACACAGGATGCTATCCAATGGCTACTGCACTCCTGCTCTACATGCCACTGGCCCACGGCCAGTCAGTGTGGTCTATGCAGAGCCAAAGTCATGTGACTCTTTACTACAGAAGCACACCTATGAGGAGCCTTTGTGA
- the si:dkey-34d22.1 gene encoding discoidin, CUB and LCCL domain-containing protein 1 isoform X1, whose protein sequence is MLAKCENIRDAVKSLVTGFWITFSICSVGVRSQEGNGCGHTVLGTESGTLASQSYPGTYPSNTWCKWRLRVPEGRTLRLLFGDFDIESSPDCSNGSLVITYKNGDTSLGPVCGKLDASQKNMTLKSNEVTVTFKSGPHRSGRGFLLSYATDRYPDLISCLQRGSHFSLLHLSVYCPAGCKNITGDVWGNSEQGYRDTSVLCKSAVHAGAASDSLGGHVTLNRGRSLTLYESTFANGILSKMGSLSEKKLLFSKECDNVLSVSGLNASSFWNKNSQEYTVFWSSRYMDSSHEFLPWAADSNDPKPWVELELTDRSTITGIITTGTNEFYIESYILLFSKDRKIWKLYKQALSKERKVFQAYTDGHLRVINSLFPPVVARFVRLQPLSWHGRASVQLQVLGCPVAKVTPRSGTAAESPHVKVNMGTPRPGPTPTPTEGPVLVETRLSSSQPVIVAVGVVLALLMCGSCLLVGVWWKRRKKDSQLKYSLPTIGCQSFQAKSLPCPQSGLISYPLERNVHDALPSPPLNDYAKPAVAAIGQKVGSTFRPSSDEGYTTPFIINHYDTPDNLPEYAEPLPPEPEYATPFSEQLSESHGPPLPGPTAGSRTTSSRAQYDCPSHRMLSNGYCTPALHATGPRPVSVVYAEPKSCDSLLQKHTYEEPL, encoded by the exons ATGCTTGCAAAGTGCGAAAACATCCGAGATGCTGTGAAGTCTCTTGTTACCGGTTTCTGGATCACTTTTAGCATCTGTTCCGTAGGTGTTCGCAGCCAGGAGG GTAATGGCTGTGGACATACAGTGCTGGGCACAGAGTCTGGCACGCTGGCCTCTCAGAGCTATCCAGGCACCTACCCCAGTAACACCTGGTGTAAGTGGAGGCTTCGTGTGCCAGAGGGGCGCACGCTGCGGCTGCTGTTTGGGGATTTTGACATTGAGAGCAGTCCAGACTGCAGCAATGGCTCTCTTGTGATCACATACAAGAACGGAGACACCAGCCTCG GCCCAGTGTGTGGGAAGCTTGATGCTTCACAGAAGAATATGACACTTAAAAGCAATGAAGTAACAGTAACCTTCAAGTCAGGCCCACACCGCTCTGGACGAGGATTTCTACTGTCCTATGCCACAGACCGGTATCCAG ATCTAATTTCTTGTTTACAACGAGGATCTCATTTTAGCTTGCTGCATTTGAG TGTGTACTGCCCTGCTGGATGTAAGAATATCACAGGAGATGTTTGGGGAAACTCTGAACAGGGTTACAGAGAT ACCTCAGTCCTGTGCAAGTCTGCAGTCCATGCTGGAGCTGCATCTGACAGTCTGGGAGGTCATGTCACTCTGAATCGTGGGAGAAGTCTTACACTCTATGAATCCACCTTTGCCAATGGAATCCTCTCAaaaat GGGATCATTATCTGAGAAGAAGCTGCTCTTCAGCAAAG AATGCGACAATGTCCTGAGTGTTTCTGGTTTAAATGCCTCATCTTTCtggaataaaaacagtcaaGAGTATACAGTGTTCTGGTCCTCCAGATACATGGACTCTAGCCATGAGTTCCTACCCTGGGCAGCAGACAGTAATGATCCAAAACCATGGGTGGAACTGGAGCTGACTGATAGAAGCACTATAACAG gaatAATAACAACTGGAACAAATGAGTTCTACATAGAATCCTATATTCTTCTTTTCAGCAAAGACAGAAAGATTTGGAAGCTTTACAAACAGGCTCTcagcaaagaaagaaag GTGTTTCAGGCCTATACTGATGGCCACCTCAGGGTTATCAACAGCTTATTTCCTCCTGTGGTTGCTCGGTTTGTCAGGCTACAACCACTGAGCTGGCACGGCCGAGCCTCAGTCCAGCTCCAAGTTCTTGGCTGTCCTGTTGCCAAGGTCACACCAAGGTCTGGCACAGCAGCTG AATCACCACATGTCAAAGTTAACATGGGGACGCCACGCCCCGGCCCCACTCCCACCCCCACAGAGGGCCCAGTGTTAGTGGAGACAAGACTGA GTTCTAGCCAACCAGTAATAGTGGCAGTGGGAGTGGTCCTGGCACTGTTAATGTGCGGCAGTTGTTTGTTGGTTGGAGTCTGGTGGAAGCGAAG GAAGAAAGATTCACAATTGAAGTACTCCTTACCCACAA TAGGTTGTCAGAGTTTCCAGGCGAAGAGTCTCCCCTGCCCACAGTCAGGTCTTATCTCCTACCCTCTTGAGCGAAATGTCCACGATGCTTTACCTAGCCCTCCTCTTAATG ACTATGCCAAGCCTGCTGTCGCAGCCATTGGACAGAAGGTTGGGTCAACCTTTAGACCCTCCTCAGATGAGGGCTACACCACCCCCTTCATCATCAACCATTATGATACTCCTGACAACCTGCCAGAGTACGCCGAGCCTCTTCCCCCAGAGCCCGAGTATGCCACCCCATTCAGTGAGCAGCTTTCCGAGTCACATGGACCTCCTTTACCAGGACCTACCGCTGGTTCCAGGACAACGTCCAGCCGCGCTCAGTATGACTGCCCCTCACACAGGATGCTATCCAATGGCTACTGCACTCCTGCTCTACATGCCACTGGCCCACGGCCAGTCAGTGTGGTCTATGCAGAGCCAAAGTCATGTGACTCTTTACTACAGAAGCACACCTATGAGGAGCCTTTGTGA
- the LOC123968559 gene encoding glucocorticoid modulatory element-binding protein 1-like isoform X1, with protein sequence MAGAEVTVSSGDLMALKEEEGESSGSNHKTQVILHLQPILHGVNGDIADTGTTVLAIETHHEDSEAEGEEIEYGYPITCGDSRAVLLFKKFVCPGINIRCVKFNDQLISPKQFVHLAGKATLKDWKRAIRLGGVMLRKMMDSGQIDFYQHETVCSNTCRSTKFDVLINSTRLPPGTLVQPSPSCLAFDPLGGQVPPLAGVVVHDAAEVEEPLEEKFNTTAERSPGLAWPVNPTTANGHAAKRKRADTPDGVLSLWKGVADSGLMGDVLSSLQTELIATLKGVEVRSKRANLQETDAVILNSLCKMFGLLDSVKQALDLRRSQGEENKTHNNGFVLDEILEDRSEQGCNRSTSDKIQSLKHLQPQRHSLPNSQTHNLLCPIKTSPVIQPLPVKGLSAASYTQPTINPHLFNRFSAPAGQRHHAGAGRAEGDGHSAKLERDELSETGNQENLHRFGPDREKDDTSGIHKEPGQRTVKFKEDPLLRSEAVEETAGLHDIEKVVIGRKASKKHKSK encoded by the exons ATGGCGGGTGCTGAGGTCACTGTGTCTTCAGGGGATCTCATGGCgttgaaggaagaggaaggggaGTCCAGTGGCAGTAACCATAAGACTCAAGTCATCCTGCACCTGCAGCCCATCTTGCATGG GGTAAATGGTGACATTGCTGACACTGGCACTACAGTCTTGGCCATTGAAACACATCATG aagacagtgaagCAGAAGGAGAGGAGATCGAGTACGGCTACCCCATCACCTGTGGAGACAGCAGAGCCGTTCTACTGTTTAAGAAGTTTGTGTGCCCTGGAATCAACATTAGATGTGTCAAA TTCAATGACCAGCTCATCAGCCCAAAGCAGTTTGTACACCTGGCAGGGAAAGCCACTCTGAAGGACTGGAAAAGGGCCATCAGACTGGGAGGGGTAATGCTCAG GAAAATGATGGACTCTGGCCAGATAGATTTCTACCAGCATGAGACCGTGTGCAGCAACACCTGCCGCAGCACTAAATTCGACGTGCTGATCAACAGCACGCGGCTTCCTCCAGGGACCTTAGTGCAGCCAAGCCCGTCGTGTCTGGCTTTCGACCCTCTTGGAGGACAGGTGCCTCCCCTGGCAG gAGTGGTTGTACATGATGCAGCAGAGGTTGAGGAGCCTTTGGAGGAGAAGTTCAACACAACAGCAGAGAGGAGCCCTGGTCTAGCCTGGCCTGTAAATCCCACAACAGCCAATGGGCATGCTGCAAAGAGAAAGAGGGCTGACACTCCTG ATGGAGTATTGAGCCTGTGGAAGGGTGTGGCAGACTCAGGGCTGATGGGGGATGTCCTGTCCAGTCTCCAGACTGAATTAATAGCCACTCTTAAAGGAGTGGAGGTTCGCAGCAAGAGGGCTAACCTGCAGGAGACAG ATGCCGTCATTCTTAATTCCCTGTGTAAGATGTTTGGGCTTTTAGACTCAGTGAAGCAAGCTCTGGACCTGAGGCGGAGCCAGGGTGAAGAGAACAAAACCCATAACAATGGTTTTG TGTTGGATGAGATCTTGGAGGACCGGAGCGAGCAGGGTTGTAATAGAAGCACCTCTGACAAAATTCAGTCCCTGAAACACCTACAACCTCAGCGTCACAGCCTGCCAAACAGCCAAACCCACAACTTGCTGTGCCCCATCAAAACAAGCCCAGTGATCCAGCCTCTCCCTGTTAAGGGTCTGTCTGCTGCATCTTACACTCAACCCACCATCAACCCTCATCTCTTCAACCGTTTCTCTGCCCCCGCTGGCCAGCGTCACCATGCCGGAGCTGGCAGGGCAGAAGGGGACGGACATAGTGCCAAGCTGGAGAGGGATGAGCTCAGCGAGACGGGTAACCAGGAGAATCTTCACAGGTTTGGACCGGATCGCGAGAAAGACGACACCTCAGGGATCCACAAAGAGCCTGGACAGAGAACTGTTAAGTTTAAAGAAGACCCTCTCCTTAGAAGTGAGGCAGTAGAGGAGACAGCGGGCTTGCATGACATTGAAAAGGTTGTTATAGGAAGAAAGGCATCAAAGAAACATAAAAGTAAGTGA
- the LOC123968559 gene encoding glucocorticoid modulatory element-binding protein 1-like isoform X2, translated as MAGAEVTVSSGDLMALKEEEGESSGSNHKTQVILHLQPILHGVNGDIADTGTTVLAIETHHDSEAEGEEIEYGYPITCGDSRAVLLFKKFVCPGINIRCVKFNDQLISPKQFVHLAGKATLKDWKRAIRLGGVMLRKMMDSGQIDFYQHETVCSNTCRSTKFDVLINSTRLPPGTLVQPSPSCLAFDPLGGQVPPLAGVVVHDAAEVEEPLEEKFNTTAERSPGLAWPVNPTTANGHAAKRKRADTPDGVLSLWKGVADSGLMGDVLSSLQTELIATLKGVEVRSKRANLQETDAVILNSLCKMFGLLDSVKQALDLRRSQGEENKTHNNGFVLDEILEDRSEQGCNRSTSDKIQSLKHLQPQRHSLPNSQTHNLLCPIKTSPVIQPLPVKGLSAASYTQPTINPHLFNRFSAPAGQRHHAGAGRAEGDGHSAKLERDELSETGNQENLHRFGPDREKDDTSGIHKEPGQRTVKFKEDPLLRSEAVEETAGLHDIEKVVIGRKASKKHKSK; from the exons ATGGCGGGTGCTGAGGTCACTGTGTCTTCAGGGGATCTCATGGCgttgaaggaagaggaaggggaGTCCAGTGGCAGTAACCATAAGACTCAAGTCATCCTGCACCTGCAGCCCATCTTGCATGG GGTAAATGGTGACATTGCTGACACTGGCACTACAGTCTTGGCCATTGAAACACATCATG acagtgaagCAGAAGGAGAGGAGATCGAGTACGGCTACCCCATCACCTGTGGAGACAGCAGAGCCGTTCTACTGTTTAAGAAGTTTGTGTGCCCTGGAATCAACATTAGATGTGTCAAA TTCAATGACCAGCTCATCAGCCCAAAGCAGTTTGTACACCTGGCAGGGAAAGCCACTCTGAAGGACTGGAAAAGGGCCATCAGACTGGGAGGGGTAATGCTCAG GAAAATGATGGACTCTGGCCAGATAGATTTCTACCAGCATGAGACCGTGTGCAGCAACACCTGCCGCAGCACTAAATTCGACGTGCTGATCAACAGCACGCGGCTTCCTCCAGGGACCTTAGTGCAGCCAAGCCCGTCGTGTCTGGCTTTCGACCCTCTTGGAGGACAGGTGCCTCCCCTGGCAG gAGTGGTTGTACATGATGCAGCAGAGGTTGAGGAGCCTTTGGAGGAGAAGTTCAACACAACAGCAGAGAGGAGCCCTGGTCTAGCCTGGCCTGTAAATCCCACAACAGCCAATGGGCATGCTGCAAAGAGAAAGAGGGCTGACACTCCTG ATGGAGTATTGAGCCTGTGGAAGGGTGTGGCAGACTCAGGGCTGATGGGGGATGTCCTGTCCAGTCTCCAGACTGAATTAATAGCCACTCTTAAAGGAGTGGAGGTTCGCAGCAAGAGGGCTAACCTGCAGGAGACAG ATGCCGTCATTCTTAATTCCCTGTGTAAGATGTTTGGGCTTTTAGACTCAGTGAAGCAAGCTCTGGACCTGAGGCGGAGCCAGGGTGAAGAGAACAAAACCCATAACAATGGTTTTG TGTTGGATGAGATCTTGGAGGACCGGAGCGAGCAGGGTTGTAATAGAAGCACCTCTGACAAAATTCAGTCCCTGAAACACCTACAACCTCAGCGTCACAGCCTGCCAAACAGCCAAACCCACAACTTGCTGTGCCCCATCAAAACAAGCCCAGTGATCCAGCCTCTCCCTGTTAAGGGTCTGTCTGCTGCATCTTACACTCAACCCACCATCAACCCTCATCTCTTCAACCGTTTCTCTGCCCCCGCTGGCCAGCGTCACCATGCCGGAGCTGGCAGGGCAGAAGGGGACGGACATAGTGCCAAGCTGGAGAGGGATGAGCTCAGCGAGACGGGTAACCAGGAGAATCTTCACAGGTTTGGACCGGATCGCGAGAAAGACGACACCTCAGGGATCCACAAAGAGCCTGGACAGAGAACTGTTAAGTTTAAAGAAGACCCTCTCCTTAGAAGTGAGGCAGTAGAGGAGACAGCGGGCTTGCATGACATTGAAAAGGTTGTTATAGGAAGAAAGGCATCAAAGAAACATAAAAGTAAGTGA